The Sphingomonas sp. NBWT7 nucleotide sequence GGACCGGCCGGCGGGTGCCGCGTCGTCACCTGACGGCTTGGCTGGCATCCGGCCGGCGAAAGCCGTAGCGTCGCGGCGACAAGCCCGTCCGGCAGGGATCGGCAATGGAGAGCGATGCCGTGGAAAACATGCGGGGAAAGACTGCCTTTATCACCGGCGGCGCGAGCGGACTGGGATTCGCGATGGCCGAGGCCTTTGGCGGCGAAGGCATGAACATCATGATCGCCGATATCGAGGGCGAGGCCGCCCGTACCAAGGTGGAGGAGCTGCGTGCCCGCCAGATCCGCGCCGAATGGGTTGAGGTCGACGTCACCAGCCGCGACTCGGTGCGCAGGGGGGCGCTCGAGACGGTGGCCAAGTTCGGCAAGGTGCATCTCGTCGCCAACAACGCAGGGATCGGCGCGGGCGGTCCGCTGGGCAGCGTGCCGGAAGGCGACTGGGACTGGGTGCTCGACGTCAACCTGAAGGGCGTCGTCTACGGCGTCGAGGTTTTCGCGCCGCTAATGGAAAGCCATGGCGAGGGTGGCCATTTCGTCAACACCGCGTCGATGGCGGGGCTGATCAGCCCGGCGGGGATGGAGCCGTATTGCGCGAGCAAGTTCGCCGTGGTGGCGATGAGCGAGGGGTGGCGCCAGCAATTGGCCCCGCGGAACATCGGCGTCTCGATCCTGTGCCCCGGCCTCGTCAGCACCAACATCTATGCCGGCCGGCGCAACCGC carries:
- a CDS encoding SDR family NAD(P)-dependent oxidoreductase, producing the protein MAEAFGGEGMNIMIADIEGEAARTKVEELRARQIRAEWVEVDVTSRDSVRRGALETVAKFGKVHLVANNAGIGAGGPLGSVPEGDWDWVLDVNLKGVVYGVEVFAPLMESHGEGGHFVNTASMAGLISPAGMEPYCASKFAVVAMSEGWRQQLAPRNIGVSILCPGLVSTNIYAGRRNRQNAVYGEGGKDFGEAEIDQRRAWMAGGIDPRVVGQRVVEAVRDNDLYVLTHVEYEATVRERFERIMAGFDKSKHSPALGALPAERRLDVVQIEV